The following proteins are co-located in the bacterium genome:
- a CDS encoding D-xylose ABC transporter ATP-binding protein (with RbsBCD acts to import ribose into the cell; RbsA contains 2 ATP-binding domain) codes for PTRGIDVGAKSEIHRLIGELTRQGMAVVMVSSELSEILGVADRILVLRQGCVSGRFSRQDATPDKIMGVAT; via the coding sequence AACCTACCCGCGGCATTGATGTTGGAGCTAAGTCAGAGATACACCGACTGATAGGGGAATTGACAAGGCAGGGCATGGCCGTGGTCATGGTCTCAAGTGAATTGTCGGAGATATTGGGAGTTGCTGATAGGATATTGGTGCTTCGTCAAGGATGCGTATCAGGCAGATTCAGCCGTCAGGACGCAACTCCGGATAAGATTATGGGAGTAGCTACATGA